A genomic region of Manihot esculenta cultivar AM560-2 chromosome 15, M.esculenta_v8, whole genome shotgun sequence contains the following coding sequences:
- the LOC110600785 gene encoding plant intracellular Ras-group-related LRR protein 5, with the protein MAVKPSNQDPSPAFVETVEEIMKLYRSLPSRPSIEEVEAAMSVIETVNGEDQRRLEEISKQECPRDVPEELFLVLQQVRRNMVVFESNEQRKEALHMVEIDKMFGTFDGLIQRASLLVSGDTQKEKVVDFSDPVEKIERESLVNVENLINRIEDGELEKDDSKDLIKSASTKAPIFSGDGELEKLSLLKFATIIENSAKSEAVVLDLKGKLMDQVEWLPSSIGKLSFVTELNLSENRIMALPTTFGSLKALTKLDIHSNQLINLPDSFGELISLIDLDLHANRLKSLPSSFRNLKNLINLDLSSNQFTHLPETIGDLTSLRILNVETNDLEEIPYTIGNCLSLVELRLDFNQLKALPEAIGKVESLEILTLHYNRIRGLPTTMGNLANLRELDVSFNELESIPENLCFAVSLRKLNVGKNFADLRDLPRSIGNLEMLEELDISDDQIRVLPDSFRFLSKLRIFRADETPLEVPPRQVAKLGAQAVVQFMADLVANRDTKSQPSKKKKGFWHKLCLSFWPFRRNSQ; encoded by the exons ATGGCTGTGAAACCCAGCAATCAAGACCCATCTCCTGCTTTTGTAGAAACAGTGGAGGAAATCATGAAACTCTACCGATCACTGCCTTCTAGACCTTCCATTGAAGAAGTTGAAGCAGCCATGTCTGTGATTGAGACTGTCAACGGTGAAGATCAACGGAGGCTTGAGGAAATTTCAAAGCAAGAGTGTCCTCGTGACGTCCCTGAGGAGCTTTTCTTGGTTCTGCAACAGGTGAGAAGGAACATGGTGGTATTTGAAAGCAACGAACAGCGGAAGGAGGCCCTTCACATGGTTGAAATTGATAAGATGTTTGGGACCTTTGATGGGTTGATTCAAAGAGCTTCCTTGTTGGTTTCTGGAGATACCCAGAAGGAAAAAGTGGTTGATTTTTCTGACCCAGTTGAGAAaattgagagagaaagtttggTTAATGTGGAAAATTTGATCAATAGAATAGAAGATGGAGAACTAGAGAAAGATGACTCCAAGGATTTGATAAAGAGTGCTTCCACCAAGGCACCTATCTTTTCAg GTGATGGTGAACTTGAGAAATTGAGTCTATTGAAGTTTgcaacaatcatagaaaactctgCAAAAAGTGAAGCTGTAGTTCTTGATCTGAAAGGCAAATTGATGGACCAAGTTGAGTGGCTTCCTTCATCAATTGGGAAATTGTCATTTGTTACTGAGCTGAACTTATCTGAAAACCGAATCATGGCACTTCCAACAACTTTTGGTAGTCTCAAAGCCTTAACAAAACTTGATATCCACTCGAACCAACTAATAAACCTTCCTGATTCATTTGGGGAGCTAATTAGCCTGATAGATCTTGATCTGCATGCGAATAGGTTAAAATCTCTGCCATCTTCTTTCAGGAACTTGAAGAACCTCATAAATCTTGATTTGAGCTCCAATCAGTTCACTCATTTGCCAGAGACCATTGGGGATTTGACAAGTTTGAGGATTCTGAATGTAGAAACAAATGATCTAGAGGAGATTCCATACACAATTGGAAACTGCTTGTCGCTTGTGGAGCTGAGATTAGATTTCAATCAGCTCAAAGCTCTTCCTGAGGCGATTGGAAAAGTCGAAAGCTTAGAGATTCTCACTCTTCACTACAACAGAATTAGAGGGTTGCCAACAACAATGGGTAATCTTGCCAATTTGAGGGAACTTGATGTTAGCTTCAATGAACTTGAATCCATACCCGAAAACCTGTGTTTTGCAGTAAGTCTTAGGAAATTGAACGTGGGAAAGAACTTTGCAGACTTAAGAGACTTGCCGCGTTCCATTGGAAACCTTGAGATGCTTGAGGAGTTGGATATAAGTGATGATCAAATAAGAGTCTTACCAGACTCTTTCAGGTTCTTGTCGAAATTGAGGATCTTTCGCGCAGATGAGACTCCTTTGGAAGTTCCACCCAGACAAGTAGCTAAGCTGGGAGCTCAG GCTGTTGTTCAGTTCATGGCTGACCTTGTCGCCAACAGAGACACCAAATCTCAAccatcaaagaagaagaagggattTTGGCACAAACTCTGCTTAAGCTTTTGGCCATTCAGGAGGAATTCCCAATAA
- the LOC110601053 gene encoding ferredoxin C 2, chloroplastic encodes MDLIISCTFCSTLHCKPASLRQLLSTNYTNHNSTSVKCRLKTTSELQTPVGVTGGSGYQSPSIPIHKVTVRDRQRGLVHEFLVPEDQYILHTAESQNISLPFACRHGCCTSCAVRVKSGQIRQPEALGISAELKSKGYALLCVGFPSSDLEVETQDEDEVYWLQFGRYFARGPIERDDYALELAMGDE; translated from the exons ATGGACCTTATCATTTCTTGCACCTTCTGCTCCACTCTCCACTGCAAACCGGCGAGTCTCCGGCAACTTTTATCTACTAACTATACTAACCATAATTCTACTTCCGTAAAATGCCGCCTCAAAACGACATCAGAGCTCCAAACGCCGGTGGGAGTTACCGGTGGATCTGGTTATCAGTCTCCCTCAATTCCCATCCATAAAGTCACTGTTCGTGACAGGCAACGAGGACTCGTTCATGAATTTCTCGTTCCAGAG GATCAATATATATTGCATACCGCTGAATCACAGAACATATCACTTCCATTTGCTTGCAGGCACG GTTGTTGCACTAGCTGTGCTGTACGTGTGAAATCTGGACAGATTAGACAGCCTGAAGCACTAGGGATATCTGCAGAATTGAAATCAAAG GGGTATGCGCTTCTTTGCGTAGGTTTCCCATCTTCTGATCTCGAAGTAGAAACACAAGATGAGGATGAg GTGTATTGGCTTCAGTTTGGAAGATATTTTGCCCGAGGACCAATT GAAAGGGATGACTATGCACTGGAGTTGGCCATGGGTGATGAATAA
- the LOC110600816 gene encoding late embryogenesis abundant protein 6: MHTAKAKISNIASAAREHMTICRAKVEEKVEKATARTHEEKEMAKERRKAKEAQAKMELHQAKAKHAAEKSTAKRTHHHVPGVGADHHLHQPRPTVGGYPNQPVGATVPAYPVGGHPPVYN; this comes from the exons ATGCATACAGCTAAGGCAAAAATCAGTAATATTGCCAGCGCTGCTAGAGAGCACATGACCATCTGCAGAGCTAAAGTTGAAGAGAAG GTGGAGAAAGCAACAGCGAGGACGCATGAAGAGAAAGAGATGGCCAAGGAACGTAGAAAGGCAAAAGAAGCTCAGGCTAAGATGGAGTTGCATCAGGCTAAAGCCAAACATGCTGCTGAGAAATCAACTGCCAAGCGAACGCATCATCATGTTCCCGGTGTCGGAGCTGACCATCACCTCCACCAACCTCGACCTACGGTTGGCGGTTATCCGAACCAGCCTGTAGGAGCCACCGTTCCGGCTTACCCTGTAGGAGGGCATCCTCCGGTATACAATTAG
- the LOC110601038 gene encoding protein LOL1 — MPVPLAPYPTAPAPYSQPANGAQSQLVCSGCRNLLLYPVGATSVCCAICNAVTAVPPPGTEMAQLVCGGCHTLLMYIRGATSVQCSCCHTINLALEANQVAHVNCGNCRMLLMYQYGARSVKCAVCNFVTSVGASTSTAEQKFNS; from the exons ATGCCAGTTCCTCTTGCTCCTTATCCAACGGCTCCAGCTCCTTACTCCCAACCTGCCAATG GTGCTCAGAGCCAGCTTGTTTGCTCTGGATGTCGAAATCTTTTACTCTACCCGGTTGGAGCAACCTCTGTGTGCTGCGCCATATGCAATGCAGTCACAGCTGTGCCACCTCCAG GAACAGAAATGGCACAGCTGGTTTGTGGAGGTTGCCACACCTTACTCATGTACATCCGCGGAGCAACTAGTGTACAATGTTCTTGTTGTCACACCATCAATCTAGCTCTCGAAG CAAATCAAGTGGCACACGTCAATTGTGGAAACTGCAGGATGCTATTGATGTACCAATATGGAGCACGATCAGTGAAATGTGCTGTTTGCAATTTTGTGACATCAGTTGGG GCCTCAACAAGCACTGCTGAACAGAAGTTCAACAGCTGA